The following proteins are co-located in the Saccharomycodes ludwigii strain NBRC 1722 chromosome V, whole genome shotgun sequence genome:
- the RPS22A gene encoding 40S ribosomal protein uS8 (similar to Saccharomyces cerevisiae YJL190C | RPS22A | Ribosomal Protein of the Small subunit): MTRTSVLADALNAINNAEKTGKRQVLIRPSSKVIIKFLQVMQKHGYIGEFEYIDDHRSGKIVIQLNGRLNKCGVISPRFNVKIADIEKWTENLLPARQFGYIILTTSAGIMDHEEARRKHVSGKILGFVY; encoded by the coding sequence ATGACCAGAACCTCTGTTTTAGCTGATGCTTTAAATGCCATTAACAATGCCGAAAAAACCGGTAAACGTCAAGTTTTAATTAGACCATCTTCTAAAGTCATCATCAAGTTCTTACAAGTCATGCAAAAACATGGTTACATTGGTGAATTTGAATACATTGATGATCACAGATCCGGTAAGATTGTTATCCAATTAAACGGTAGATTAAACAAATGTGGTGTTATCTCTCCAAGATTTAACGTTAAGATTGCTGACATTGAAAAATGGACTGAAAACTTATTGCCAGCCAGACAATTTGGTTACATTATCTTGACCACTTCTGCTGGTATTATGGACCACGAAGAGGCCAGAAGAAAGCATGTTTCTGGTAAGATTTTGGGTTTTGTCTACTAA
- the RPS14B gene encoding 40S ribosomal protein uS11 (similar to Saccharomyces cerevisiae YCR031C | RPS14A | Ribosomal Protein of the Small subunit (paralog of YJL191W | RPS14B)) gives MNSITEQQNKRIYYLIVGPQANSNSEVFGVARIFASFNDTFVHVTDLSGKETIARVTGGMKVKADRDESSPYAAMLAAQDVAVKCKEVGITAVHVKIRATGGTRSKTPGPGGQAALRALARSGLRIGRIEDVTPVPSDSTRKKGGRRGRRL, from the coding sequence atgAATTCCATCACAGAGCAACAAAATAAGCGTATCTATTATTTGATTGTAGGTCCTCAAGCTAACTCTAACTCTGAAGTTTTTGGTGTTGCTAGAATTTTTGCTTCATTCAACGATACTTTTGTTCATGTTACCGATTTATCTGGTAAAGAAACCATTGCCCGTGTTACCGGTGGTATGAAGGTCAAGGCTGACAGAGATGAATCCTCTCCATACGCTGCTATGTTGGCTGCCCAAGATGTTGCTGTCAAATGTAAGGAAGTTGGTATTACTGCCGTTCATGTCAAAATTAGAGCTACTGGTGGTACTAGATCCAAGACACCAGGTCCAGGTGGTCAAGCTGCTTTAAGAGCTTTGGCCAGATCTGGTTTGAGAATTGGTAGAATTGAAGATGTCACTCCAGTTCCATCTGACTCTACCAGAAAGAAGGGTGGTAGAAGAGGTAGAAGATTATGA